A region of Subtercola boreus DNA encodes the following proteins:
- a CDS encoding sugar phosphate isomerase/epimerase family protein, which translates to MMRIGMSTSCVYPLGVEEGFRYASMAGYDGVEVMVTRDEVTQSAETLLALCEKYGMPILSIHAPVLLLTHFVWGRDPQVKLEKSADLAKAVGATAVVVHPPFRWQSGYAENFLRIVQETTDTYGVEIAVENMFPWKVKGSSLKAYSPGWDPVVMDCAAVTLDFSHAALSGRDSLEMAEALGPRLRHVHLCDGSGSLDEGRVFDEHLLPGYGGQPVREVLAHLAANDWDGSVVAEVNTRKAKTEEERLRLLKETLAFGRQTEWEQTPLPLKKRTQKKAAKKAVKAAAREASNK; encoded by the coding sequence ATGATGCGTATCGGCATGAGCACTTCGTGCGTCTATCCGCTCGGAGTCGAAGAGGGCTTCCGCTATGCCAGCATGGCGGGCTACGACGGCGTCGAAGTCATGGTGACGAGGGATGAGGTGACCCAGTCGGCCGAGACGCTGCTCGCCCTCTGCGAGAAGTACGGGATGCCGATCCTCTCGATCCACGCTCCGGTGCTGCTGCTCACGCACTTCGTCTGGGGGCGGGACCCCCAGGTCAAGCTCGAGAAGTCGGCCGACCTCGCGAAAGCGGTCGGGGCCACGGCGGTGGTGGTGCATCCGCCGTTCCGCTGGCAGTCGGGCTACGCCGAGAACTTCCTCCGCATCGTGCAGGAGACCACCGACACCTACGGGGTGGAGATCGCGGTCGAGAACATGTTCCCGTGGAAGGTGAAGGGGTCGAGCCTCAAGGCATACTCCCCCGGTTGGGACCCCGTGGTGATGGACTGCGCGGCCGTCACGCTCGACTTCTCGCACGCCGCCCTGTCGGGTCGCGACTCGCTCGAGATGGCGGAGGCCCTGGGGCCCCGGCTCCGGCACGTGCACCTCTGCGACGGATCGGGTTCGCTCGACGAGGGCCGTGTCTTCGACGAGCACCTTCTGCCGGGGTACGGCGGCCAGCCGGTGCGCGAGGTGCTCGCCCACCTCGCCGCGAACGACTGGGACGGCAGCGTCGTGGCCGAGGTCAACACCCGGAAGGCCAAGACAGAGGAAGAACGGCTGCGCCTGCTGAAGGAGACGCTCGCCTTCGGCCGCCAGACCGAATGGGAGCAGACACCCCTGCCGCTGAAGAAGCGCACACAGAAGAAGGCTGCGAAGAAGGCTGTCAAGGCTGCGGCGAGGGAAGCCTCGAACAAGTAG
- a CDS encoding gamma-glutamyl-gamma-aminobutyrate hydrolase family protein has product MPLPVIGLTTYLEQAKSGIWDVPAAFLPHVYFDAVNRAGGIAVLLPPQPVDTAVAGRVLDGLDGLIVTGGMDVAPGRYGQEPHSETDAPRPDRDAWETALLTSALERGIPFLGICRGAQLLNVALGGTLHQHLPDIVGDARYQPGDARFGSVVVDIDPTSKLAGLMAAAGHPVTPETLATPETTASPANPAAPLTLDVPVYHHQAVDRLGEGLRVVAATGDRIVEALEVDGTAFALGVQWHPEQTPEDLSLFAGLVDAARDYAANR; this is encoded by the coding sequence ATGCCTCTGCCTGTCATCGGCCTCACGACCTACCTCGAACAGGCGAAATCGGGCATCTGGGACGTGCCTGCGGCGTTCCTCCCGCACGTCTACTTCGACGCCGTGAACCGCGCGGGCGGCATCGCCGTGCTGCTGCCGCCGCAGCCCGTGGATACGGCGGTCGCCGGCCGCGTGCTCGACGGCCTCGACGGCCTGATCGTCACCGGCGGCATGGATGTCGCACCCGGCCGCTACGGCCAGGAACCCCACAGCGAGACCGACGCGCCCCGGCCCGACCGTGACGCCTGGGAGACGGCGCTGCTGACCTCCGCGCTGGAACGCGGCATCCCGTTCCTCGGCATCTGCCGTGGTGCACAGCTGCTGAACGTCGCCCTCGGCGGCACCCTTCACCAGCATCTGCCCGACATCGTCGGCGACGCGCGCTACCAGCCCGGAGATGCTCGTTTCGGGTCGGTCGTGGTGGACATCGACCCCACGTCGAAGCTCGCCGGTCTCATGGCGGCGGCCGGGCATCCGGTCACGCCGGAGACGCTGGCGACTCCGGAGACGACGGCGAGTCCGGCCAACCCGGCGGCCCCGCTCACCCTCGACGTGCCGGTCTACCACCACCAGGCGGTCGACCGACTGGGCGAGGGGCTCCGGGTGGTGGCCGCTACCGGTGATCGCATTGTCGAGGCGCTCGAGGTCGACGGCACCGCTTTCGCACTCGGCGTGCAGTGGCACCCGGAACAGACGCCGGAGGACCTCAGCCTGTTCGCCGGACTGGTCGACGCTGCCCGCGACTACGCGGCGAACCGCTGA